A segment of the Mugil cephalus isolate CIBA_MC_2020 chromosome 13, CIBA_Mcephalus_1.1, whole genome shotgun sequence genome:
ACAAATGTTAACTGTAGCAACGTCAAAAGACACCAATGCACCGATGACGCAGGTTTTACGCAGGCGGGGAAATTACCCAATGCCCCAACAGACAGCGCGATCGTTTGGCTCTGTttatttgagaaaataaatcaaatggcCAAATAGATCTGACCAACAATTTATCTGCTCCGAAACGCGTCTAGAACAGAATGAAAGTCTCTTCTTGTGCTTTAAGTCAGACTTTAGCAGGGGCACGAAGCATGACtacaaaagtaaacacagtAGCCTAATATAATTAGCTAACATTTTAGTATCCCCTCACATCTGCCAGATTTAAACCTAATCACTTAGATGGCTGACCGAGCAGCTCTCGTGTGCTATGATGTTAGTTCATTTTCAGAAAACCAGAGTTTGCGCTGAGCAGCAGAGGCTCTGTCCGTCTCACTGTCCAACTATTACTGCCCGGAACCGAACACGTTTTCTGGTTATGTTGGTAACAGCTGCGTCACTCACTTCCCCACTGACCAACCACGtgactcatcttttttttaaaaaagaaaaaaaaatgtattagcCTTTAATCGAAGGttgtgttaattttttatttttggttttgcgcaacaaagtaaaataagattttagccattaatcaaaataaaataatattgccGAATTTCAAGAacggttttctttctttcttgagaAACAGACAAATAGAAGGACAGAAATAGAAACAGTTTAACTGAGTCAGCCTGAAAagttattttctgcttttgtgtcCGGTCGCACCTAAGCAATATCAGATGCATAGTATTATAGCATTATACTGTTAGCTTTTTTATAATCTTCATATTTACAAGTAGTTGTAGTAGTGACACCACCGAGTTTAATAggtccttttctcttttttttgcgtgttttttgtgttgtgatcCAATcctgacatctagtggtaaaACACTGGAATTACACATTTAACCCAGAGAGATATATATAGTttgaaatgtctttatttaatcttGGATCAGATTATTTCCTAAATGTACTGAGAGCGTGTTATATCGGGACTGCATTGTAATGAGGTTTGACTGGGTAATAGTGTATTCTATTATTTAAGTCATAATTATTTGATTGTTAGATCAGTTTTCTGTCCGTTTCCCAAATGTATGCCTTTGATTGCTCCTTGGATGACTGACAGAAGTACAGTAAAtccagaaacacattttacaacCCACTGAAGAGCAAGAAAAGAGACTGAATGAAGTGGAAGGTGAGTGACAGAGAGGGTGGGTAGAGTGTGGTGTGAGGGAGTGACAGATTTTCAAAGAGAGATAGCATTGGATGGGATTAGGCCTGGGCTGCAGGTTGCTCGGGATTACGCAGCGTAGCGCAGCCCTCTGTGCTGTGCGTTATTCTCTAGTCTTCTCACGGCACGGCATCGCACGGCATTTTACAGCCTCCCTGCACTGATCGACACCTGAGGCACATCTCACGTTTGTTCCGGAGACATAGTATCTTTATGGAAACATGGCCGACGTTCCCCAGATCGTCAAAATTGGCATTTCACTGAAGATGCTTCCCAACAACAGCGCGGTGTACTTCAAATCCGACGGCGCACGGTTCGGACAGACGCGGACCATCAAGCTGCTGACAGGGTCCAAATATAAGATCGAGGTGGTCGTTAAACCTGGAGCGGTCGAGGCCACGTAGGTAGCTCCTCTCCATGCTGACCTGTTGTGGTATTGACTCTGGAAGGCAAATATCAGGACCAGGTCATCGTATTCATACAACTCtcttcaaaaaaataagaaagaaaaaaaggaaaaaaaagatctaaatattcccaaactgatgaggacaaagacacacgTTCATTATGACTGGAACATGAATATATAAGACAAAGGGAGACGTGGTAGGAGCCTTCCAaataatttgttatttaaatgtgaccGTCAGCCAGATTCAGACTCTCTTTTATGAGTTTTATtattgatattaatattaatgaacaCCCTTTTGGACTGGGTtatgttgtttaatgtgttctttcatgtaattttaaaatgccGATGGTTTTCGTTGTGGTTTATTTGGCGAAATTGTCCTGCAAAGTGAAATGTGTGGAGTTTCTCTGCATCAACAATAAAGATCAATGTCCTAACGGTTAATTAAATGCTCGCATTTTAACAGGTTTACTGAAGAGCGGGCGAGCGCAGATTTTAAGGTTGCATTCGGGTACAGTCGGAAGAGTAAAACAGGACATCTCTTAAAATTAGCCTTGCTGTTACATATTCTGTCATATGTCAGGAGCAAGTAAGAAATGTCGTGGTGTAATTTCCCCCGAGGTCctgaaaaagacaaagtcaCTGTTTCCAATCTTAACGCTCGGATGTAGGATTTCACGTAAAGCACACGAAGGCAGCATAAACCCCAATTGGCAGAGCGTCAAATCCAGCACAGATTAGGAGTCCGGCGTTTGGGCTTTGTGTCGCCGCCCTCTTGTGACAATTCGCGTTCATGCAACGAGTGTTGTTGTACTTCAATCTCCAAATAAGGATTAATGTTGGATATCTTCGCTATCAGGCTGTGAAACATGCTTGAACGAGCTccgtaaaaacaaacacacacacacaaaaataggtCACACATGCCTTGACGCGCAGGAGACGTTGAGTTTGGGGCATGCGCATGGAGCACATGATCCCTGATAAACATAGTCTTTTTAACCATTATGAAAATGAATCTTAAAATCACCCTAACTCGTTTATTGTTTtgtgatgaatgtgttttgttgtgtttctggctGCAGGTCAATGACTGTGGGTGGTGTGACATTCCCCCTGGAGCAGCAGTCTAAAGATCCACAGTCAGTGGTCTACACTGGCCTGTATGACACTGAGGGGGTGACACACACCAAGAGTGGAGAGAGGCAGCCAGTACAAATCAACATACAGGTAGCATACACTCTTTATCAGTTAAAACTAATAACCCAATGCACAGTATGATCCATTTCTCTTCATATTTTTACAAAGCATGGCTCGCCATGTTGTTCGGCCTGAAGCAAAGTCATTCCCACTGATGTTTATGGTCACTTGGAACACGGTCTTGTTAGTGTGATTTATACCACATTTCACAGAGTTATTTTTAAACggatttcttgtttttcttaacaatgtatgtttatttaatattaagtaTATATAAACTAAACTATGGATTGAGGATAGGACATGTCCTTTATTTAGAAATGATCTTTAATCCAGGAGTTGTCCAGGATCCGTGTTGATATCGATCCAGTTGGTGAAGAAGCGATTGCTTATTGATATGGGACCTTGTGGCATGAGCTTTGTGGTGCCCGCGTCACCTTTACTGTTACAAAATCAAGGAGAGCTACTTTGAACAGACACAACATTCACCACCCAACTAGCAGAATATCAATGCACCAAAGATAGATTGTTTAGGAAAATTATGTAGCCCCTTAAATTTGTATAGATTTACATATTCTGTGGGTGCACGTGAGGCACAAAGAGAGTGAGACAGAATCATTTTGTGCCTTTACTTTGCtgaaaacaatatgaaaaagcATCTTGTCCTTTTGATTGAGTCGATCACATCCTTCTTGAACTGTTCTGTCATCATGTTCAACCATCATGTTCTGATAAGACCTAGCTTAAAGGCTGAATGATGCTCTGTTTATATGCTGCTGTGGTTCTGCCAGTGTTTCCAAGGTTACCATTTTATTAGAGCAGGTAGATGATGGATGTATCAGGTGAGACAAAATTTCAGTTTGAATAATCTAATGCCAGTGCTCCAGTTAcacagtaatatatatatatatgtatgtatatatatatatatatacatatatatatataattattatagtTAACTTAAATACCTTTTATATCtatttctatgtgatgaagctactggacaccaAATTTCCCACCGGatgaataaaatatctaatgtaatctaatcCATCTAAATCCTTTTCTCTTTacttaaaactcagttttataGGTGAGGTCTTCCTAACTTTTTGTATGAccaaaagttaaaaatatatatatatatatacatcttaATATACTCTGATAAACATTTGATAGGCTGTAGCCACGTAAGCATTAatggttcatttttattaaccTA
Coding sequences within it:
- the cnrip1b gene encoding CB1 cannabinoid receptor-interacting protein 1b, which produces MADVPQIVKIGISLKMLPNNSAVYFKSDGARFGQTRTIKLLTGSKYKIEVVVKPGAVEATSMTVGGVTFPLEQQSKDPQSVVYTGLYDTEGVTHTKSGERQPVQINIQFTEAGEFETVWQVKYYNYNKRDHCQWGNSFNSIEYECKPNDTRTLMWVNKEMFL